One Fundulus heteroclitus isolate FHET01 chromosome 11, MU-UCD_Fhet_4.1, whole genome shotgun sequence DNA segment encodes these proteins:
- the spry4 gene encoding protein sprouty homolog 4 has product MESRVPHHIPGVSSSLISQPLLDSRVPYGRLQHPLTIYPIDQIKSSHVENDYIDSPAVVAQQPLSQKSANRRITWVGQNHEAFLGANHNHHHNHQHLLHQQGRCEPHPHPHPDNTTHPWISFSGRPSSISSSSSTSSDQRLLDHAAPIPTVEHHPNSNHHRGLVNTIATRTPAYFSSSESKGLTSSSSASSCSSSAKSLDLKSAKVPAGDVCSTGVRQGLALIPSSPTEKKHLFVCEHCGKCRCTECTLPRTLPSCWVCNQECLCSAQSLVDAATCMCLVKGIFYHCTEDEDDEGSCADKPCSCSQANCCARWSFMAALSVVLPCLICYLPATGLAKLGQKCYDNVSRPGCRCKNSQAGVSVPVSKNGGVDAKAGTDKQQQQRS; this is encoded by the coding sequence ATGGAGTCCAGGGTTCCCCACCACATTCCCGGAGTGTCTTCTTCCCTCATTTCTCAGCCTCTGCTGGACAGTCGAGTGCCCTACGGTCGTCTTCAGCATCCTCTCACCATTTACCCCATTGACCAGATAAAGTCGTCGCATGTGGAGAACGACTACATCGACAGCCCGGCAGTTGTGGCCCAGCAGCCTCTGAGCCAGAAGTCTGCGAACCGAAGAATCACCTGGGTTGGTCAGAATCACGAGGCCTTCCTTGGGGCCAATCATAATCACCATCACAATCATCAACATCTGCTCCATCAGCAGGGAAGGTGCGAGCCTCACCCTCACCCTCACCCGGACAACACCACCCACCCCTGGATTTCCTTCAGCGGCAGGCCCAGTTctattagcagcagcagcagtaccTCTTCCGATCAGCGGCTGCTGGACCACGCGGCGCCGATCCCGACAGTGGAACACCACCCGAACTCAAACCATCACCGGGGTCTCGTCAACACAATCGCAACCCGAACTCCTGCCTATTTCTCTTCCTCCGAGTCCAAAGGCctgacctcctcttcctctgcttcctcctgctcctcttccgCGAAATCGCTCGACCTCAAGTCCGCAAAGGTCCCTGCCGGAGACGTGTGCTCCACCGGGGTCCGGCAAGGACTGGCACTTATCCCTTCCTCTCCAACCGAAAAGAAGCACCTGTTTGTCTGCGAGCACTGCGGGAAGTGCCGATGCACCGAGTGCACGCTCCCTCGAACATTACCCTCCTGTTGGGTCTGCAACCAGGAGTGCCTGTGCTCCGCCCAGAGCCTGGTAGACGCAGCCACCTGCATGTGCCTAGTCAAAGGGATCTTCTACCACTGCACCGAGGACGAGGACGACGAGGGCTCCTGCGCCGACAAGCCCTGCTCATGTTCACAAGCCAACTGCTGCGCCCGCTGGTCCTTTATGGCCGCCCTCTCCGTCGTCTTGCCATGCCTAATCTGCTACCTGCCAGCTACGGGACTGGCCAAGCTGGGACAGAAGTGTTATGACAATGTTAGCAGGCCTGGCTGCCGCTGCAAGAACTCGCAGGCGGGCGTGAGCGTCCCCGTTAGTAAAAACGGAGGGGTGGACGCAAAAGCCGGGACAgataagcagcagcagcagcggtcaTGA